A region of the Corynebacterium endometrii genome:
ACGCGGGGTTCACCCTCCGCCGTGAATGCAGGAGGTGGCACGTGGGCTAGTGACTAAAGACGACGGGCACCCGCACAGTACGCGGGTGCCCGTTTAAGTTCTAAGTTTTATGCCTCGGCCGCTGCTGGAGTAGTAGATGCCAGCTCCTCATCCACGCTAGGCATAGCCATGTACCCGGCGGCCTCGATGAGCACGTCCGAAACGCTGGCGCCGAGAGCGTGGCATACCGCCGCGAGCATCTCGGAGGAAACTTCCTTGCGGCCGCGCTCTAGCTCGGACAGGTAGCCCGGTGAGACATGCGCGGTGGCGGCGAGCTCACGCAAGGTCACACCCTTATCAGCACGAAAAGCACGTAGGGTAATTCCCAGGGCTTCGCGGAGCAAAGGCTCCATGCGACGCGAACGCGAAGCTGCCGCAGGGGGAGCCGAGACGGGCTTATCCAGAAGTACTGTTGTAGTGTTCATTACTCTTATCAACGGCGCTTGTCCCGATTTTGTTCCCATATTCGCAAAATATTTTTTCTGCGCGCTAGCAGGGCCCACGTTGCGTTTTATCCGTCTGTTGCCTGCGCTTCTTTGATGCTCAGTAGCAGCAGCCCAATAGCGTGGCTTACAGCTTGCTCCCTTATCTCATGCCTCGAGCCCTTGAGTCCCTCTTCCCCGCCGGCGCGTACGGCCCGAATCCCTTCGGGTCCTGCAAGACCGATGAACACAGTGCCAGCCGGAT
Encoded here:
- a CDS encoding helix-turn-helix domain-containing protein encodes the protein MNTTTVLLDKPVSAPPAAASRSRRMEPLLREALGITLRAFRADKGVTLRELAATAHVSPGYLSELERGRKEVSSEMLAAVCHALGASVSDVLIEAAGYMAMPSVDEELASTTPAAAEA